Genomic segment of Ranitomeya imitator isolate aRanImi1 chromosome 6, aRanImi1.pri, whole genome shotgun sequence:
CACGCTAGACCTGTTGAAAACAAGCAAAAACTAGCTCACCAATGCCCTAGGCGGTCGGAGGCACGGAATCCACAGGACTAGATGAAACCCAATGTAGGCAAGAAAGGATTGATCCAGCGTCTAGTGATATTTCATGATTTATTGGAGAAAAGTGTAAAAACATGGGAAATGCTAATAAAGACAATGTAGCATAGCAGCAGCTAAGCCGTCTTCTTTTTATTAGCATTTCCCACGTTTTTACACTTTTCCCaataagtctaaaaaaaaaaataataaaaaaaaaaaatatcactagAAGCTGGATCAATTTTTTTTCTGTGTCTACATACTACACCTGTGTTTCCACAAGAGCTATAGCCCCTTCTGAGAGAAGTTAGATCATATGAAGGGCTGTTCTGTAGCCTATAATGTAAATGGTTGCAGTACAGCATCAGGTCTGAACGGTCCATGTGATCCGGTCACTGTGATCCGACTCATCAACTGATAAAACAGAAGTATCCGGTCAATAAATAGTGGCTTACCAGAAGGAATACCCATTAAAATTTAActttaaatatctttttttttttaaatttcaacaaaaaaatatataattaactaGCAATGGGTATTGTACGCATTGGAGGTACCATTAATCCTCCATGATAAATTCTGTGCACAAACCACAACAGAAAGTTTAATGCCCAAAGAAACAGTGATAACCACCAGTTTCCTCTCTCAGCCCAATATATCCCTATATATGTCACTACCTTGCTAGAGGTTGGCGCCCTAACGTGAATGCAAAATGGCACCCCCGCTCACCGACGGCTGACCCGGATAACGGCTTTCCTTAGATGCTATAAATGGAGCTGGGGCTCTAGCAGACCAATCGATATATGCACTACTGTGCACCATTAAGACAAGTACCATCAGATACACTCGCCCCACAACGGGTGTAACACCCCACAGGGCAGGCAAACAGTAATGAAATCAGGTGGGACAAGGGGATCAGATAGAGATTGATAAAATCACAGGATGATCGCGAGGGAAGTAATCATTTGTACCACCCACATTCATATACAGTATGAGGGCATAAtcgtaaaagaaaaaataaaggggCTGGGTGTCCAGATTGAAATgtcacttatctgcagcctccgtcATGTAAACTGCCTCACTGAGCTTCCCCTCCCTCATGTAGTTCCTCAGGAGGCTCACGGCAATAGTGGTGCCACAATACTGACATCCATGATATGCTGCGGCCTAGTTGGGTTAGATTGGGTTTATTTTTCTAGTTTCTatttttttgtgggaatttttcaaAAATTCTATATTAAAACTTCCATTTTAATGGGTATTTCTTCTGGTAAGTCACCAACTGGTACCATCTGTACAGTACCGGGTGAGGGGCCGACAGTTCGGCCACCCCCCTGCATGCTCAAGCCTTAGAAGGCATCCAACAGCCATCATATGGGGGCTGCGCTTCAATACTGGCACCGATGATACCGGCGGACAGAAGCTGCCCGTGTCTACTGCTCCCACCAAAACATGAGGTGCTGTAAAACCAGCCCGTAATAACATATAACCATAGTTACCTTAGTTCATCCTCTTTATCAGTCTGTTGATCTGGTCTTCCCTGTTTCCTGCATCTCCACCTTCCACAAAGTGTGTGGTTTTCTTCTTCATGCCGCCTCTGGGGGAGGACAGCTTGAACGGCCAGAGGAAGTTGTTTGCAGCTTTGAAGCTTTTGCCAACTGTGTAGATCTCATGGATCAGATCTTCGACACAAATAATGCCATGTTTGCCTGATAAGAAGCAAAAATCTTAGAACGGCCTTAAGAATTGTCATTGCAGACCGATACGATAAGGTCAACCAAGTGTCTTGACAACCCTCCAGAGTCCTCATACGAAGTGCATGGGAGCACACAGATTGAGGACGGATGTAGATTTTCCATAGCATTTCTGCATACATTATATTCAGATTTTTCACTGTATTTCACCTTTTTCACTACAAAGGGGTGAATCTGCAGAAAAACCGTCCTCGACTCCTTAGCTAGTGCTGTATTACACTGCAGATTTCACACACAgagctgcacaaaatctgcatcttgtGTATCCCCCCTTAGATCAGGATGGGACAGATTACTGGCCTTCAGAAGCCGGGTTACAGCGCACAAACACATCAATGGCTACTAGTCCCCAGCTGCTGCCCTAAATCTATATTCCACTCTAACCTAGTATAGCTGTACTGATCTAAGGAGAATGCATTACAACATACCAAGGCGCCGCTCAATGTAAGAGTTCTGAGTCAGAGGAATACGCTGCTTCTTAATCTTCAGGTAACCTCGCTTGTAGATCAACGTCTTCACTGACTTCAGATTGGGATATCTGTAATATAACACAAAATGGTCACGTGAAAAGCCGAAAGACACTGAAGAACAGACATCCTCCTCCCAATACTGCTTTCTCCAATCTGCCATGAACATCTACATTGATACACCACAGCCCGGCCCGTGAGTCACCAACACGTACGGCAGGGCTCCCTTCTAGAGAACCCCTAGAGAGTCCATAGCTCTTATCAGACCAACAGTACAGCAATCTGTCCCTGAAATGAGCGGCCCTTGCAGCATATTCGGGGACAGATCAGCTTTAATCATTTTATACAGAAAGGACACCAACTTGAGGAATTGTTTCTTATTGCTATGGGAAGGGGGTTTTTTAAAGTCAGCAGCACATTACTCACCCCCAGGCAATGTAGGGCTCTAccaatctgagcatattgatagaaGTCTTGTTGAGCTTCACAAAGGTGCCATTGAAAATCTGACGCAGACGTAGGAGTTGCAATACTTTACGGACCTTTGGGCTGACACCATTgatactggagaaaaaaaaatgaaataaaggtTAATTTCGGACATGTAGATCGTTTACATCATGATCTGGATTGTCGGAAGTACAAATTATGGCAAATGAGAACATTCAGCTGTGTGTAATGTGAACTAACAAATGCAGGCACCAAGTGAATTCGGCGCTCAATGCCAAACAATGCAAACATTAGGACGGGACGACAAAATCACTGGCCCTATGACACCAAGTCCACAGTTCTCTTATATTTGGAATGCAGCAGGAGACCGCTTACATTTTTCCTATATAGAGGAGCTCCCGGGCG
This window contains:
- the RPL7 gene encoding large ribosomal subunit protein uL30; the encoded protein is MAGTEGKKLPSVPESLVKKRKAYAVAKAKRIKKVLKDKKVRKEKRKIIYKRAENYYKEYRQMYRKELRMARMARKAGNYYVPAEPKLAFVIRIRGINGVSPKVRKVLQLLRLRQIFNGTFVKLNKTSINMLRLVEPYIAWGYPNLKSVKTLIYKRGYLKIKKQRIPLTQNSYIERRLGKHGIICVEDLIHEIYTVGKSFKAANNFLWPFKLSSPRGGMKKKTTHFVEGGDAGNREDQINRLIKRMN